A window of Ruminiclostridium herbifermentans genomic DNA:
ATAAATGTAGTTCAAGTAATGACAAACCGAATGGCTTCAGAAGTATTAAATAACATAGATTTGTCACAAGAGATATTGAATGTAGGAAAGACATTATATGGTTCAGCGAGGAAAACTTTGGATATTCCCGCGCAGCTTTCAGATATTTTAAAAATGGTAATAAAAGGTCAAGCGAAGGTAAATATGGAACTAACAGGCTCAGAAGAACCGCTTGCTGCTATTGATAAAATGGTAAATAGATTGGTTATTTGTATTATTAATGCTGGATTGCTAATTGGTTCAAGTTTAATTTGTACTACAAATATGGAACTGAAAATATTGGGTATACCATTGATTGGAGTGCTTGGATATGCGGTATCATTGATTCTTGGAGGGTGGCTGATACTTGATATAAGAAAGAAAAAAACTTGAAGATTAAGCTATATGAGTAAAATATGAAAATTGACTTATTTATTATGATATTTGAATATATATGTTTATATGATTAAGAACTTTGAAAAGCCGACAAATCAAACCATAATCACTATATTTGACAATAGATATTTATAAATAGTAAAATTTGTAAATATAATATGTGTATTTTTACCTAATGCTGTAAATAAAAATATACATGTGTTATAATTTCATAAGTAATATATGGGATAGACATAGAATTAATTTGGAATTGATTCACAAAAAGATAGTACTAAATTTTATATTTATTTTGTAATAAAAATGTGGATAAAATTACTCCCTTAGAAATTTTATGTGAAATATTGAGTTAATTAAATTGTTATTTGAAATATAAATGGAGGATATATGCCAAAGAAAGTTACAATGGATACAATAGCAAAGAAACTTGGGATATCGAAAAATACAGTTTCTTTAGCATTGAGAGGGATGTCAGGTATTAGTGAAGCAACAAGGAAAGCAATCGAAGATACTGCTATAAGCATGGGATATCAATATAAGTCAAACGCTGTAAAGGCTTCAAACACGCGTAACCTGTGTCTTGTTATAGCCAAAAGCACCCGTGATTCAATTGGATTTTTCAGCTATATTCAGCTAGGCATAGAGGACGAGGCAAGAAGGAACAATTTAAATACAATAATACATTATTACGATGAGAATGATGAAGTATTTGGAATGCCTAATTGCATCAAGGAGGGAATGATTTCAGGTATAATTACACTTGGAAGAAATTCTCCAAAAACTATAAAATCAATAAATTCATATAATCTCCCCGTTATTATGGTTGATAATTATTTTGATAATTTACCAATGGATTGTATATTAACAGATAACCACTGCGGCGGATATCTTGCAACAGAGTACTTAATTGAGTGTGGACATACAAAAATAGGGTTTATTGGAGATGTTTCGCTATCTGTTAGTTTTTATGACAGATATCAGGGATATACAAAAGCACTAAAAGAGTATAATCTTGAAATGAATGAAGGATACTCTGTGCTTGATAAAGGCCTGGGTAATTTATCAAGTGAAGAGGTAGAAAAAATAATTAGCGAGGTAAAATCTAAGGAAGGATTACCTACT
This region includes:
- a CDS encoding LacI family DNA-binding transcriptional regulator, which codes for MPKKVTMDTIAKKLGISKNTVSLALRGMSGISEATRKAIEDTAISMGYQYKSNAVKASNTRNLCLVIAKSTRDSIGFFSYIQLGIEDEARRNNLNTIIHYYDENDEVFGMPNCIKEGMISGIITLGRNSPKTIKSINSYNLPVIMVDNYFDNLPMDCILTDNHCGGYLATEYLIECGHTKIGFIGDVSLSVSFYDRYQGYTKALKEYNLEMNEGYSVLDKGLGNLSSEEVEKIISEVKSKEGLPTAYVCCNDAQAIVTMKAMKNMNISIPNKVSIIGFDDIETARNMTPELTTMKVEKELMGKIAVRKLLERIDGGTGIPQKVLLSASLVKRESVKQLISHNNS